TCGAAGAAATGCCCGCGCAGCCGCACCCGACGGCGGCGCAGCGACACCCAGACGACATAATAGCCGACGCCGGCGCAGATCATGAGGCCGAGCACGAAATTGGCGAAGGCCGGCAGTTTGTCGATCGCGCCGATCTCGCTGGCGCGCGCCATGAGGCCGACGCCCACGACGGAGGTCATGCCGAGCCAGAAGGTCACGCCCGCGATGACGGTGATATTGGCGACCTGCACGGCGGTCACGCCGACGCGCGCGTAGATCCAATAGCGGACCGCCGCGGCGGTGACGACGGGAAAGCCGAGATTGAAAGAGAAGGCGTAGCTCGCGAAAGAGGCGAGCGCGGCGACGCGGTAGCGCACACGCAGCCGCAATTGGCGCAGCGCCAGCGCGTCATAGCCGGTGAGCGCGACATAGGAGAGCGCGGTGAGCAGCAAAGCGGCGAAAATCTGCTCGGCGCTCATCGCCGCTATGGCGGCGCGGACGTCGGAGAATTTGACGCTCGAGATCGCGCTCGCCAGAGCAAAGCCCGCCAGCGCGAAGACGGCGAGGCTGGCGATTCCGCCGAGCGCCTTGCCGAGGTTGGGCGCGATATAGCGCCGCGCTGTCGCCAGCAGGTCGAGACCGGCGGCGCCCTGATCGGGATTCGGCTTCTCCTCGGCGGGCGCGGCGACGCCCGTCTCGTCGAGATCGCTGTCTGGCCGCTTCAATTTCTCTTTTTCCTCGAGGCGTCTTCGAATATGCGCGGAATATGCCTCTTCGATACGACGTCGGGCGGCGGAATTCAAAGGCGACCGACGGGCCTCGCGGCGTCCGTTCATAGGATTTTCGATCCCTGTTGCGCGACCCCGGCGAGCCTTCGACGGGGGAAACGTCCGGGGGGAGGGGATGGTTCGGTTTCGCCCCGAAGCGTGACGATAAGATGACGCGACGGCCGCGGCTCAGAACAGGCCGTGGACGAACCAGCGCGGATCGGCGCTATCACGGCCGATGAGCCCCTCGCGGAACAGCCAGAAGCGCGAAGCTCGCCGGCCGCATCTGGGTGGAGGAGACGCCGGGCGGCGGCGCCACGTTCAAGCTCGCCTTCGAGAAGGTCGACTGAGCGCGCTCAGGAGAGGCCGCCCGAGGCCGGCGAGCGCGAGACCATCTCGACGCGATTGCGGCCGCGGAGCTTGGCGAGATAGAGCGCCTCGTCGGCGCGGCCGACGAATTCCTCCGCGGAATCGTCCGGCGTAAATTGCGTGACGCCGAAACTGCAGGTGACGCCGTCGATCTCCTCGACGCCGAGCCTCTCGATCGACGCGCGCAATTTCTCGGCCGCCTTCAGCGCCGCGGAGCCGTCCACGCCCGGCGTCAACA
This genomic window from Methylosinus sp. H3A contains:
- a CDS encoding lysylphosphatidylglycerol synthase domain-containing protein, whose amino-acid sequence is MNGRREARRSPLNSAARRRIEEAYSAHIRRRLEEKEKLKRPDSDLDETGVAAPAEEKPNPDQGAAGLDLLATARRYIAPNLGKALGGIASLAVFALAGFALASAISSVKFSDVRAAIAAMSAEQIFAALLLTALSYVALTGYDALALRQLRLRVRYRVAALASFASYAFSFNLGFPVVTAAAVRYWIYARVGVTAVQVANITVIAGVTFWLGMTSVVGVGLMARASEIGAIDKLPAFANFVLGLMICAGVGYYVVWVSLRRRRVRLRGHFFELPGLAPTVGQTLLGVADLCCAAAALYALLPQDVNLDFATFVSVYVFACILGVISHAPGGIGVFEATMLNALPSHSQESLLASLLLFRVIYYFLPFILALALLGADEGSRRWNSLRETIARILEARE